The Alnus glutinosa chromosome 3, dhAlnGlut1.1, whole genome shotgun sequence nucleotide sequence CTCGTCTCATGGCTCCAGAAATTTGATTGATCAATATAGGGACATGAGGCTTGACATCGACAACATGAGTTATGAGGTTATTACTACTTCATCGATCCCCTTGCTGTCTTTTGGGTTTTCCCAGCTTCTATTGACTTTAAACAATTGGCTCTGGGCAGGAACTACTTGCTCTAGGAGAAAGGATGGGGAATGTGAGCACCGGCTTGTCCGAGAATGTGATTTCGAGGTGTTTAATGGAGACAACATATTCTTCTTCAAAACTTATCCTGGAGGAGGAACGCTGTGCTATCTGCCTTGTAAGCATTTTACTACCTTATCTCTTTGATTAGGAGTAGCATGCATCTGACATGTACGTAGACTCTAAGAGTATGGCAGCTCATTTTAACATCAAATTTCTTTATTGATGAATCTCTCACAATTAGATTGACCCATGAAAAATTTCTCATATAGTTCAAGCATATGTTTTTTTGCTTCAAGTTTGAGGCTCTTAAGATTCCAATTTAAATTCTGTGTGGTCCAGAATGTGATATAATTTAATGTAGACATGCATCCAGTGATAATGCATATGCAATTACATGAATACATGGTCTTGCATAGTTCAATCACTGTAAGCATTCTGCCATGATTGAAGTGCTAATACAGGGGCTCTTATTGAGTTTTCATATATCACTGAATAGGAAAGCAGTTTGTCTCATTCTTTCGAATAACCAGCAGTGTTAAGTGTGTGGAGATTTGTTAGCAAATTATTTGATGCTTCACTGGCATTATCTAGATTTGCCACTTATCCTAAGAGGGTCTAGGAGAATTCTCACGTGGGTTGTCATGTTGCATTTGGGCAGTCCATTTTCCTAAAACATGAAGTGTttcattgaaatatatatagagGACACAGTTTTTCTCTAACCCAATCTGACATTTACtattaaagcatgtgattcttGCTTGCATTTTTAATAGGGCACAttattttcacatgcattttttaaaataaaggtGAAAATTATATGTTTAGATTTACATCTGCCTCAACAAAGTTCTTGtccattttagctaaaaaatcaaattttttctattttaactattcacttttCGAAaacacatacatttttttttttagctatttacttttactattccatttaaatattatttctcaaagatttctctattttttctcCAACAATCATATTTTTGAAGTCTGTCTTTTCTTAACagtcatattttcaaaattcatctttttctaacggtcatttttaaaatttaaaaaaaaaaaaaaaaaaaaccatgtaaAGGGAAAGTATGCtttagaggagagagaaaagagagcaaAGACaagcagaatatatatatatatatatataaataaaataaaaaataaaaaataaaaactatttggTGAGTACGGTAGTAGCTCAtcaatcttatttttatttagggataacttcacaaaagggtacccaactatagcgctttttcacttaagggtaccaatgtagcaaaacgttcaatcgagtgtatgaatttatcaaaaccattcaatgtagggtattccgtcaccctccgttctaaatcgatgacggagcCCAAAACACGTGCGTTTCACGTGATATTTTAGCCTCGAACTACCACTTTAGCCCCTCATCTAAACGATCAAAAGACGACGACTCCACGTGGATTAAGCTTTGAAATGTCAGAGAGAGAATATTAATGCGATGACTTGAGTGCAAGGCCGGCCATCAATGAAGACGACGACTCCACAATTATAAGAGGTGTTCCAGTACTCCTCCATTCCCAACGCTTTTTCCAGGTACcagcgaagaagaagaagaagaagaagaagaagaagaagaaagatgaacgATCTCTTCTCTGCCGGCTCCTACCCTGGCTTCTCTCGCTTCCGAGGCGAGCAAACCTCCCGGgactaccatgtaatcgagatGTCCTCCACCGGCGTCTACCTCAACGAGTTCTTCGAGGATGTGGAGGCCGTCAAGGACAAGCTCAAGGAGATGGACAGCCTCTACGAGGCCCTCCAGAGCGCCCACGGGCAGAGCCTCAGCCAACACAACGCCAAGGCCGTCAAGGACCTCCGCTCCTGCATGGACGCCGATGTCGCCCTCGCCCTCAAGAAGGCCAAGCTCGTCAGGGTCAAGCTCGAGGCCTTCGACCGCTCCAACGCCGCCAACTGGAGCCTCCCCGGCTGCGGACCCGGTTCTTCGTCGGACCGGACTCTGACCTCCGTCGTGAACGAGCTCCGGAAGAAGCTCAAGGACTCCATGGACAGCTTCAATGGCCTGAGGCAGCAGATTTTCTCACAGTACCAGGAAACCGTACAACGGAGGTACTTTACAGTCACTGGTGAAAATCCTGATGACAAGACCGTTGACCTTCTCATCTCTACAGGCGAGAGATTAAGCTTCATGAGCTCCAGCTTAATTATCTTGgatatttgaaaattgaaaatgatttggaaataatattcaaaatgtGGCCAAAGATGCTACAAAATTTGGTACCATATTTGCTTATGCCCATTTGATCGTTTAGATGAGGggcaaaagtggtagtttgaggttaaaatatcacgtgaaacgcacgtgttttgggctccgtcatcgatttagaacggagggtgacggaataccttacattgaacggttttgataaattcatacactcgattgaacgttttgctacattggtacccttaagtgaaaaagcgctatagttgggtacccttttgtgaagttatcccttttatttattttttaaaaagctaGCTATATGTGTGGTTTTTCACCCAAATCTGCTAAGGCTCTAGTCAAAATAACCTTTGACCACCCCATTGTGAATGTTCTAAGGACATATATGAATTTACTAGACTGGTTTGGAGTTAAACTTTGTTTAATCTCTGTCTCTCATGGATGATTTCCAGTTGTCCCCTTCCTTATGAGAgatctctatttctttttctttttctgcgcATTGTTGGCACTTGCAATTTACAGGAAGAGTACAAAAACGAGGAGGAAGTTGGGACAGTGAAGAATTGTGGCCATGACTACCACGTGGGCTGCATCAAGAAATGgttattgaagaaaaatacCTGCCCCATCTGCAAAGCTCCTCTCTCAGATAGTTTGGAGGAGAAATATTAGCACTTctcatgatttcttttttttttttttaatcttattcttgtaaatatatataaagggaactAGAGAAAGTGATAGGGGGAGTTGGAGAGACATTTCTCATGGGTAGAAAAACTTGTTTTAATAATCTCggtctactttttttttttttttatcgtttTCTCTCGTTAATTCTTTCAGAGCAAATGAGTAGAGTATGGGGTACAAAAGCAATCCCACTAAACGAAATGATCAAGATACCAGTCACTGGCCTATGAGAATCAACCATATCTGATCAATATAGGAAACAAAGAGCATCAATCAAAATACAACATATCGTTTTCAATGGCCAAAGCAAGAATTCATCTAAACAAATGTACAACAGGTGGACTTATGTtgcaactaccaaaaaaaaaaactgtactTTGAACTTTAACCTGAAACCTGAATCTGTTCTTATCCTCAGCTTTACAGATAACGCATGGCAACGACACCCAAATTTCTCATCTGTGATGAGACAACTCTACCGATCAGCTTTCAACTGCTTCTCCAGTAAAATATTGTTTGTGCACCATTTTTTGGTAATCTGCCAAGAACATTCGACAGTTTCTGAGTTTGAAAATTGCCCCAGGTAGACAGTCAATTTAAATTCCTATAATACTAAGACAGTAAGCAGTGGTAATTAGATGTCTACACAAATGAAATGAGGAAGCATTCAATAAACGACAGAATATCAGTGACATTGTACAAAACATATGGGAAATACTATGTTTAGAAATCAAAGCCAGATGGCCCACATCTGGTAGCTTGAGTGCAGTAACAACAATCTCATGGTATTCAATACTAATTTGGTACAAAATAACTCTACGCAGGAGGCCGGGGGATTTGGGGCTTTCATAACCAGCAAGAACATCTAAAATCTAAGCTCACAACTGTAGAAAGTAAATAAAATGGCAAGGAGATGACATATATGTATCTGACCTTCCTTATTGTTCCACAATGCTGCAGCAAAGCTGTTGAGAGGACTCTCTGGGTTAGGCTCTGAATGCGAGAATTTAAAAGTTAGGCACTGAAATGCAGAAATAGAGAAAGCTTCACTATGTAGGTTAGGGCGACCAGACCTCCCAATAGACTCTGTACGGACAAAAGAATGGTTCTGCAGTCATAAGCTGAAGACCATTTGTCCTAAAGCAACACATGGAGAGAATCACATTCACATCAGTtctatatgaaaatataaatattgaaaGTACGGAAACTGAATGAAATAAATGGCCCTACAGAAAAAGAGTCCCATACagagaaaaagataaagagcTATGATAATCCTCTGCCATATGGATACATAATGAAATAATGTCATGTCAGAGGCAGTAGTCATCAATATAATCATAAAATCTTGTTAAGGTTTGAACTTTcgtttgttcatttttttaataagtaatcgcaaattcattaaaaacgCAAATGCGCAACCCATGTATACATGgaggagtatacaagagagacacctagctaaaagtagaaaaaaagaTCTAGAAAAACATGATAGTTTGAAATACTAAAATCTGAGGCAGAAACCCAATGAAAAAGAATCTTAAAGAATAAAGCCTTTAATTCCACTGAGCCTCTCATGATCCCCAAAGCTCTGATCGTTTCTTCTCCTCTAGTGACAACACATAAGGCAGGGCGGTATCATCTTTTAGACTGCATCAAGCTGAAACGTACCCCCTGGCGCTCTCCAACAGGAAAATAGATCTATcacccttctaggcataacccaagccaGCACTACACTGCTGAACTGAGTCGTGTTTAAGGTTTGAACTTAAAGTTTGACTTATCgctgttttctcttttttcttaagCCCCGGTTTTGAGCCCCCTGATAACACTCGTAACTTTTTAAAACCACAAAGGGTTTACCTTAAGTGTCtgagacaatttttttattttttattttttaaaaaaaaagaaaagaaaagaaaccctCCCACTGTGATACCATACAAGAGATCTATGTCTAGATGTTTTTTTTGTACAAGTGATCCATGCGCAAGTGTTCACCTAACCTACAAGAAGTCATATATGATAGTTTCTAAATATAACTTATCTAAATTTCGCTCAGGATATCACTATCCACTAAACCATCCAAAAGTTTCCAACCCCTATATTATATACAAAAGGGACCAAGAGTGAAAAGTTTGTTACTTCACTTTCATTATCTTTGAGTTTAGTCGCACAAGAATTTGGTCATAGTAAACTACTCTCTTAATTGATACCTGAAGTATGTCAAGACAAATGTTGCCAAACTGATCAATGTTTGGATGGAAGCACATTGTCTCAAACTTGACTTGGGGTGGCTTGAAAGGGTAGTTGAGGGGAAAACGTAAGGAGAGCTTGTAAGATAAACCCTCGTACATAGTCCCTTTTCCACCCTCAATTGTGCCAATCCATGTAAAAATGCTCTCGCCCTCAGGAAACGCTGATACTCCAAGATCTCCTCCACTCATCTGCAGAAACAAACggtattttaaaatgataagagaggaaaaaagaagaagaagcataaCATGGCATAAGACTGACAGAATTACTCGCTTTTTTGATGAATTGATGACAACGTTCTTATCTAATGACCAAAACTAACAAGGAACAAAGAAACTCTCAaacccacaaagggtgcaaTTATTCTTACAGTTTAAAAGCTTAACATTTAGTCCCTCATAAACGAGTAATTCTACAAGTCCATCTGGTGTCCCTCCAATaatgaggtagcttttaaaattatcatttgatcaaaattcaataatgatctataaCGAgcctaatggtgattttaaaagccatattattattagaaaGACACAAGAGGGACTTCTAGCATTAATCCTTTAACACCTCTAAATGATTCACAAAATTTTGTTACACTGGTTTTCAAGGAGTTCAAGAAAATTTTTGTGCCAAAAAATAACACTTCTGATCCTAGGTAACATAGAGAGTACAATTTCCTCTCaacttctcaaaatatttttcaacataCAAATTAATAGGCTCTACAAAGTGAccaaaaattcaagaaaagatAAACAATTCCCTAAAAGATTGATGCAATTCAAGAATCCAACACGACTTGATAATGGAAGGGAAACGTACCATGAGAGACATCAATTCCTTTTGAAGCCTGCGAAAGAAGTACATAAACGTTTAATTAAACCATGAAAACCGCATTGACGAAGCTTCAAATACCAGCATATAACTCAACCAAGCAACACAGAGCCGAAAACTGCaagattttgaaatttcttttctttcccctCCAATTTTCTCGGCAACCTAACCCAACAGTTCAAGATAAAGAATCGAGAAAAACAAGGAACAAAGCAAGCGTAATCCTTTGATTGGGTGCCGAGAAAACGTGAGAAAGCTAGGATACGAGAAATTCAAATACGGAATAtatgcttcttctttctttcttgttttccttttctcgAGACCAAACAGAAAATTCAGGAAAACAGTGACCGGTGACCGGTGACGGGAATTGAATTGACCTCTGAGAGACGGAGGTGGTGTCGACGGGTACAGGCAAAGTGGCGGCTTGTTCCAGCGGAGCTGCTGCGGGTGCATGACGCTGGCGATGGTGCTGCGGGATCGACGAGTTGTCGGCCGTCGAATTGGGTCGGACCTCCATGCGTACGATCAAGATCAAGAGCCCGATCAGATTGGCAAGGATGGACGGTCCTGcttcaatcaatcaaacaatCTACGGTCCATCTTAGGCCGACTGGAAAGCAAATATAATTGGCGATATATTGGTGAGGGCGGTGGTGATTGTGTTTTGATTGGCactcaattatttatttatttatttatttctgagtgacaataacaataaaagaaacTCATATGAGTCCTATGGTAATGGAAggatttaaatgaaaatatgtggttggatggtgttaatttgtattattattattgattaaCCTGACTTTAATCACGTGTTGACACCTGTGTTAATATGCGATTGAAatgtgttaaattttttttaataactaacaTGATTTTAGTCACATGttagttataaaaaaattgtaggtaCAATATTACCCGTATGAATTATAATCGGTGTAGCCTCTTCTTATTGGCCgtcattttattataattagatCATCATTTAACCTGGCTTTAATCACGTGTAGACACCTGTGTTAATATGCGATTGAAAtgtgttaatttattttaatgacTAACGTCATTTTAATCACATGttagttataaaaaaattttaggtACAATATTACCCGTATGAATGATAATCGGTGTagcctcttctttttttcttttttttttttttttttttttttttttttttcggtgtaGCCTCTTCTTATTGGCTGTCCTGGGGGACAAGATATTCTTATTATTAGATCATCATTTATTTCATAAACTTAAAGTTGataggaaagaaaaaacaaaaaacaaaattgaatttaCTTAAATGAATATTCAAATTTATGACTTATGctttgatatcatattaaattaccaattatcttaaaagttaaaactaataaaaaaattatgtgcttaatcatttcaaattaatattataacaattTTGGTAATATTTAGATAGACTGTCAAACTTAGAAAACCATggaataacaaaaattaatcatgattgtacatatatgtacatattaATCATGTACTAACTTATGGGTCGGTCGGACTTGAGAGaacaattgcaatttttaatgtttatgcCATGTATATGTGTCTCCCAATGGCAACATGCAGATGTTATTATAGTCACACCCAAGTAGAATAGCTACAATTGATGGATCTCCCGTGCCTGGCTTTTCGATtagggtgaaaaaaaaaataaataaataaaggttcAACAGTAATTTCACTACAGTGAAGACACAATACccgttattttcttttattttctttgaaggGAAACTTGGTACTGAACTTGTAAAGACGTTTCGTGTGAATTTTTTGTGCCAATTTTTGGGCCTTCAGAGTTACAAGGTATTGCATGTGGTTTATGAAATTCTCTCCAACTTTATGGACAGGGAGGTAGagtagttttataaatttttcttgtGTCTTTTCAATAATgaagtaacttttaaaataataatttgatcaaaattcagtaGTGATGAATTACAAGTTCAATGGCGATATTAAATGTAACGACTCAGGCCCGAGGGATCTAGTTTGTTAACTTCAAAGCCTTAGAGGCGCAAATGTTACCTATTATAGGATCCAGAGCACTTGTAACCACTATAATGCATGCCCTAagaaaacattatatatatattcttttcttttttcctcttttttttttaaaaaaaacataaggtcTTAGTATAATAAGTGCATaggaaattaaactaaataggTGACCTTTGCGCCTATGAGACTTTGAAGTTAACAAACCAGACCCCTCAAGCTAAGGTCGTTACATTAAGCCACATCATTATTGAAAAGACACATGATAGATTTCAAGCATTACTCAGAAGCAAAATATGAAAACTTTGCACAACTGTTGGTCATATGAAGAGTCCAATcatgacaacaaaaaaaaaaaaaaaaaaaaaacttgggaaTGGCCTTTGTGGGTGGTTTGGTCATCCCCGAAGAGCAAAATGGGAGTGGTTGAAACCACCCCCATGAGCCTTGGAGGGGGCTGAGCAACCTCCGTTTGGCctaagggtggccgaaccaccctcgaTGGCCAAACCCTAAGTGATTTCTTCTTTGGCCTTCATAAGCCATAAATGAAGGTggttcaatttattttattttttgaggatGGTCAAACTACTTCCAAGGGTCTTGGGAGTAGTTTGACCATCCTAGATCGAgccacccctaattttttttttttttcaaaaagtttttgcttaatgtttttaatttttaattagacataggaacacatgtcaattttttaagacCGTAAACTTTCGTTAATTTTTAGACGAAAATTGGACAGTTTAACCACAAACGAAATATTATTTGTGAAacaaattgaaacaaaaaataaaaaataaagtctttaaattACACAGAGTCAAAaggatttaaccctaaaataaatGGCCTAAACAAAAATTGCATCCAGTCCAATACCCTAAATATGGTCAAAATGTCGGCCATCACTCaaacttctttatttttattttttacaaaacaatGCAAAGCTTCATTAATTAACAAAAGAAGATTActacctcaaaaaaaaaaataaaaaaataataataataataataataataaataaaaatatacaccGTGGTATAAGTTAGCGCGACATTCTCGTATGCAACAAATTGTAT carries:
- the LOC133865051 gene encoding probable E3 ubiquitin-protein ligase HIP1 yields the protein MAFTSEHVFAKHLTLFQPYISFCLFSVFMQTGYTVGLMLKISGDDICLKYMQATMMVDRSSHGSRNLIDQYRDMRLDIDNMSYEELLALGERMGNVSTGLSENVISRCLMETTYSSSKLILEEERCAICLEEYKNEEEVGTVKNCGHDYHVGCIKKWLLKKNTCPICKAPLSDSLEEKY
- the LOC133862495 gene encoding syntaxin-121-like encodes the protein MNDLFSAGSYPGFSRFRGEQTSRDYHVIEMSSTGVYLNEFFEDVEAVKDKLKEMDSLYEALQSAHGQSLSQHNAKAVKDLRSCMDADVALALKKAKLVRVKLEAFDRSNAANWSLPGCGPGSSSDRTLTSVVNELRKKLKDSMDSFNGLRQQIFSQYQETVQRRYFTVTGENPDDKTVDLLISTGERLSFMSSSLIILDI
- the LOC133865049 gene encoding uncharacterized protein LOC133865049 isoform X1 — translated: MEVRPNSTADNSSIPQHHRQRHAPAAAPLEQAATLPVPVDTTSVSQRLQKELMSLMMSGGDLGVSAFPEGESIFTWIGTIEGGKGTMYEGLSYKLSLRFPLNYPFKPPQVKFETMCFHPNIDQFGNICLDILQDKWSSAYDCRTILLSVQSLLGEPNPESPLNSFAAALWNNKEDYQKMVHKQYFTGEAVES
- the LOC133865049 gene encoding uncharacterized protein LOC133865049 isoform X2, with the translated sequence MEVRPNSTADNSSIPQHHRQRHAPAAAPLEQAATLPVPVDTTSVSQRLQKELMSLMMSGGDLGVSAFPEGESIFTWIGTIEGGKGTMYEGLSYKLSLRFPLNYPFKPPQVKFETMCFHPNIDQFGNICLDILQDKWSSAYDCRTILLSVQSLLGEPNPESPLNSFAAALWNNKEGI